GATCACAGCCACAAATCATTTTTTCAACCTTCTCCTGGCACAGATTGAGAAAAATATCTCTGTTAAAAATTATCACAATTACGATACTTTATTCAAAATTGCAACAGGCCGTTACGTATTGGGTAAAATTGCTGAAAACGAATTGCTTCAGCTTGAATTGAACCTGTTGAGAGCAGAAGCGTCTCTGGAAACAGCCCAGCTTAACCTCGAAGACAATCTTTTCCGTCTGAAATCATTCCTGCGCATCCAGGATGAAATACCGGTGGAACTGATCCCCCCAAAAGAAACGTATCATTTTCCCGTTGAATCGGCTAAAGCAATAGATGAAGGCAAAAACAATACCTCCACAGCACTCGACTTCCAACGGCGCATGCTGCAAGCCGAAAGCGAAGTAAACAGAGCTAAACTGGATAACCGTTTTGATGCTGAGCTATACGCCGTGTTCGGACTTACACAAACTGCCAATCTCGTCCCGGAAGCTTATAAAAACCCCCTCGACCAGCAACAGGTTAGCCTTGGAATTCATATCCCTATCCTTGATTGGGGGCTGGCAAAAGGTAACATCAGAATGGCAGAATCAAGCAGGGAACTGACCCGCACTTCCATCGAACAGGAACAGATAGATTTTGAACAAAACATCTTCCTGACTGTTATGAAATTTAACATGCAGAAAAACCAGCTTCTCATTGCAGCCAAAGCCGACACAGTAGCCCAGAAACGCTTTGAGGTTACGCAGAAAAGATATATGATAGGCAAAGTCAATGATGTGCTGGAGCTGAACAATGCACAGATAGATAACGATAATGCAAAAAAAGACTATTTCCGTGCATTACAGCAATACTGGCTGAATTACTATGATCTCAGGAAATTAACTCTGTACGATTTCAGGCAAAATCAGCCTATTAAATTCGATATTTCCGAAATAGGATATCTGAAATAAGCAAACCCGTTCTCAGAATAAAATAAATCATTGGTAATAAAAATTTAACATTATGGCAGTTTTAGTAGGAAAAAAAGCACCTTTATTTGAAGCCGATGCAGTAATCAACGGCGGAGAATTTGTGGAGAAATTCTCCCTTGAGCAGTTCATCGGGAAAAAACATGTAATTTTCTTCTTTTATCCTCTCGACTTCACCTTTGTTTGCCCGACCGAAATCCTTGCATTCCAGCAAAAACTGGATGAATTTGAGAAAAGGAATGTGGCTGTTGTCGGTTGTTCCATCGACTCCAAGTTCTCTCACTGGGCCTGGCTTAACACTCCGGTAGATAAAGGCGGTATCCAGGGCGTTACCTTCCCCATTGTTTCCGACCTTTCCAAAACCATTTCTGAAAACTATGATGTGTTAGCCGGTGAATATGATTATAACGACGATGGTGAAATGGAATTTGAAGGAGAACCGGTTGCTTACCGCGGTCTCTTCCTCATCGACAAACAGGGGATAGTCCGCCACCAGGTAGTCAACGACCTTCCGCTTGGCCGTAGCGTAGATGAAACGCTCCGTATGGTTGATGCCCTGCAGTACTTCGAAGAACATGGTGAAGTTTGTCCGGCCGACTGGCATAAAGGCGACGAAGCCATGCAGGCAACCGCAGAAGGTGTGGCTAATTACCTTGGGAAAAAACATGGTCATTAATTAATTGAGCATTCTAAAAAAAAGACCGGTTACAACCGGTCTTTTTTTTTATTCCACAATAATCTCATCCGCGAATATCCATGCCTTATTCCCCGCTCCTACATGCCATTCGGGGCAAACACCACGGTTCCGCGCTATTATCTTTATGTACCGGACCTGTTCATTAAGTCCTTGCAACATGAAATCCTTGATGATGCCTCCTTCATACTTCTCATCCACATCGTTTTTCACCGTTCCGGCCGCTTGGAAATCATTCTTATCATCCGAGAAATAAAAGCTCACTTCTTCCGGCATAAAAATCCAGGATTTCTGATCCTGCAGGAAACCTATCCCAATGACATGGATATCCTGAATCTTTCCTAAATCAAGAATAACCTCAAGGTCAACTCCATAATATCCCTGCCAGAAGCCTGTCCTGAAATTATCACCTCCCCGCAATTGGTCGATGAGAGCAATATCTCCCCCGGCAGTATATTGAGTGTTGTATGGATTCCTGATCTCCAGACTCCGTCCTTCCGGCATCTTGTTAAAGGATGCTTCCACAACTTTGCTGGGGACCAGACCTTCTTTCACTGCAAAGGCCTTCAATGTTGTGTTTTCCGTAATAACAAAAGGAGATGTGTATGTCATCGATTCTGTTGTTGGCTCACTATCATCCAGCGTATAGTAAATGGTGCATCCATCCAGGATGGTTCCCAGCGAAACCTCCATGCTTTGTGTAAACGTTTTCCCTGTTGCCTTGACAAATGGGACGGGTGTGATCAGAAAATCACGGATGGCCGAATGTGGCCTGTTTTCAGGAGCAACTCCCCAGGTCGTTGATGGCTCTTTTCCCATATCCAGGATCAGCTCCCCTCCATCCATAATGTCTTCCTGGGTTATGTAACACTTCTCCAACAAAATACCGTTCAAAACGGCAGACTGGATATACGGATTGCCTGGGCCGTTGCCCTTTGCTATGAGGGTGAAGGTTTTGCCATTCTCAAGGTTGATCCGTACCGTATCGAAGAGCGGACTGCCAATCGCATATTCAGGGATGCCGGGAACCACAGCATACAATCCCATGGCACTCAACACATACCAGGCCGACATTTGTCCGCAGTCTTCATTGCCGCATAAGCCGTCAGGTTTGTCTGTGTACATCTCTTTCATGATCCTGCGCACAAGCTCCTGTGTTTTCCAGGGCTGGCCTGAGTAATTATACAAATAGGCCATATGGTGGCTGGGCTCGTTCCCGTGTGCATACTGCCCTATCAACCCGGTGATATCCGCCTGCTGACGGCCAGCCAGATCCTGAGGAGCATTGAACATCTCGTCCAGCTTCCGGTTGAATGCTTCCTCTCCTCCCATCAGCTCCATTAAACCTGCAACATCCTGGGGGACAAAGAAATTATATTGCCATGTGTTGGCCTCGGTGAGCATGAAATTTACTTCGGCCGGGTTAAACGGCTCTACGAACATGCCGTTGATCTTTCCACGCATAAAACCAGTGGATGGATCGTAAAGGTTCTTGTAATACTGGGCCCGTTGGATAAACTCCTCGTATGTCCCGCTCTTACCAAGCCATTGCCCCATCTGTGCTATACACCAGTCATCGTAAGCGTACTCAAGAGTTTTGGAAACCGATTCGCCTTCTTTACCTGCCGGGATATACCCATACTGCCTTAAATACTTTAATCCGTGATGATCCTGCCCGGCACTTCGTATCATGGCCCGTAATGCCAGATCAGCATCATATCCCCGGATACCCTTGGCATAGGCATCCGCAATAACAGGGATAGAATGATAGCCGATCATGCACCAGGTCTCATTGGCAGCAAGTTCCCATACCGGCAGCAAACCTCCGGTCCGGTATATGTCAAGCATGGTGTTGATAAGCTCGTTGGTCCTCTCCTGCTGTATGATCGTAAAAAGCGGATGAAGCGCCCTGAAGGTATCCCAGAGCGAAAAGACCGTATAGATATTACCCGTTTTGCTCTCATGTACCTGCAAGTCATGCCCCCGGTATTTGCCGTCTACATCAGAATATAGGTTCGGTGCTATAAAAGAATGATACAGTGCAGTATAGAAACTTATCCTCTCCTCTTCACTGCCCCCTGATACAGATATCCTTCCCAGTTCGTCATTCCATTGCACCAGCGCATCCCTGCGTACCTTATTGAAATCAAAACCCGGTATCTCCTGCATCAGGTTTTTGCGGGCATTCTCAGCACTAACGGCAGAAATTCCCGTCTTGACCATTATAAGCTCGCTGCTGTCGGTACTGAAACTGACATAAGCCTTGAGGTCGTTCCCTTTGGCATGATCCTTACCTTCCTTTACCTCTCCTGATTCTGCAATTCCAAAATCTTTAAAAGCTTTGCTGAACTCTGCGTAAAAATAGAGGTATTGGTCATCTGCCCAGCCCCTTGTACGGCGAAATCCTTCCACCGCCCTGTCGCTCACAATCCTTACCTCCGATTCAATGACCTTATCGCTGGTTACGCCTTCTTTCAGGTCTATCAGCACATGCGATTGACCGGATTTGGGGAATACATATCGTTGCAATCCGGCCCTCGGTGTAGCTGTCAGTTCAACGGAAACACCGTAGTCATCCAGAAAAACCTTGTAATATCCCGGGGAGGCCGATTCGGTATCATGACGGAAGCGCGACCGGTATCCTGACCCGGGATCCTCCTCACTGCCGGGCATTATTTGCACTTCTCCCGTTCCTGGCATGAAACGGAAATCACCGTAATCACCTACCCCGGTTCCGCTGAGATGTGTCATACTGAATCCCAGGATGGTACTGTCGGAATAATGATATCCCGAGCATCCGTCCCAACTGTCTTTTCGTGTATCCGGACTGAGTTGTACCATACCGAAAGGGGTAGTGGCCCCGGGAAATGTATGCCCGTGACCATCTGTCCCGATGAAAGGATTCACATAACGGGCATATTCATTGAGTACCTCGAAACGGGTACGGGCTTCTATGCTTTGCCGCCCATCAGGCATGACAGTGCGGGCCCTAACGGTCATATCCCTGTCTACCACAAGTTTCCCTGAATATAGTTTTCCTGTACTGTCATCGTCAATGGCTACCCAGACTTTAGCCTGGTGAAAAGGACTTTCCAGCGTAATAACTGTGTCGTTGGTTAAAAACACTTCACCGTGTGGTAAGCCGGGTTCAGGGATCCTGTAATGATAACCCATGGCATCCAAACGGTCAAAAAGATAACCCAGTCTTTCCAGGAAAGAGTCATAATCCCTGCGCTTGGAGGAAGTCCACAGCACCTCCGATAACGCCGACATCCTGGGCAGGGCCATGTATTCAAGGTGGCTCCAGGTTGGGATGTATTCTGTCCAAAGGTTTCCCTGGCCACCCAGGATAAAGTTCGCCTCTTCTTCATTCAGTGCGGCAGGAACAGGATCAAACCCGTAAACCTTTTCCAGGGGAGTAAACCCTCCGATAGCTTTGGGTTCCTGAGAAGGATCACCCTGGTAATAATCAAAATAACAGTGCGATGTCGGACTCATCACCACATCATGTCCCTGCTGTGCGGCTTCAATACCGCCGCTGACACCGCGCCACGACATTACGGTGGCTTCCGGCGCCAAACCGCCCTCCAGGATCTCATCCCAGCCTATGATGCTCTTGCCTTTTCCATTCAGGTATTTCTCCATCCTCTTGATGAAGTAACTCTGCAATTCATGCTCATCGGCCAGTCTTTCTACCCGTATCCTGCGCTGGCAATCAGGGCATTTTTCCCATCGGGCTTTCGGACACTCATCCCCACCGATATGGATGTATTTCCCGGGGAACAGTTCCGTCACTTCATCCAAAATCCCTTCCAGGAAGGTAAAAGTGCCTTCTTTACCGGCACAGTATACGTCTTCGTACACACCCCAGCGGTCGGTGACCTGGAACGGCCCGCCGGTACAGGAATATTCCGGGTAAGCGGCCAGGGCAGCCAGGCTGTGACCGGGCATTTCAATCTCCGGAACTATGGTTATGTACCGGCTTGATGCGTAATCAACAATATCCCTGACTTCATCCTGGGTATAATAACCCCCGTAACGGCTTCCGTCGCGGTTCTGTCTCCAGGCAGACACCTCAGCCAGCCGCGGGTATTTTTTTATCTCTATCCTCCATCCCTGGTCTTCGGTCAGGTGCCAGTGAAAGGTGTTCATCTTGTGCAAAGCCAGCAGGTCAATGAATTTCTTCACCGAGTCGGCCGGAAAGAAATGCCGGCCTACATCCAGGTGCATGCCGCGCCATTGGAACGCGGGCTTGTCGCGCACGAAGACACAGGGTAAGCGCAGGTCAGATCCTGCAAGACCACCCTTGCACTCTATCTCCGGAGGCATAAGCTGCAGCATGGTCTGAACCCCGTAAAAAAGCCCCCTGGCTGTGTTAGCCTGCAGGATTACATGGTTTCTTTTGATCTGCAGGAAATATCCTTCATCTCCCAGGAGGCTGTCGGCCCCCTGCAAAGAAAACAGAATATCATTACTGATACTCTTTACATTGGTAACATCTTCTATGGCCAACTCTGTTCCCGTTGATGCAGCGATTTTTTCGGCAAAATAAACTGCCACCTCTTTAGACTCAGGCGCCAACCCATCATATAAAATCCTCGTATCTCCGCTAAAATCAAAATATCCTTTATTATCCCAAACATTCCAGGGCTTGGGTATGATGTGGATCTTTTTTACATCGTTCCGGTTGCAGGATGTAAAGGCCAACAGGATAATGATTGCCAGAGGGATGGAAATGCGGAAGGAGAGTTTCATAAGTGCGGGGTTTTTGGATACGGATGAATTATTTTGTAAATATAAATAATTTCATCCGACTCGATATTCTTACATAACAAAGCAGTTTCTGATTATCAAACCGATTTACAGTGCTCATCGATAATCATTCCCTTATTCCATATAACACTCCGAATCCACAAGCCTGTTTTCACCATCCTGATAAACGGCAAAATCAAATCCCTTGTGGATCGAATAAGCAGCAAATGTACCATCTTTGCGCAAGGCGAGATAGCCAACCTGCATATTGGAAAGATCGGGATTCTGTTTAATGATCCTGGTTACGGCTTCTTTAACGGCTTCTTCCGGGGTAAGGCCATTACGCATCAGCTCTACCACCAGGAA
The DNA window shown above is from Bacteroidota bacterium and carries:
- a CDS encoding TolC family protein — encoded protein: MKKLVLLLVILLPGFLSYSQENINRLSLDDVIYIAQQQSPEALIAKHRFRRSYWEYRTYKANYLPSLRLDGTIPNFNRSIDKITQNDGTDIYRDRQYSNSSLNLSVNQNVGFTGGQLFLSSGLQRLDNFTDSTTQTSYLSTPVNIGYSQPILKYNPYKWDKKIEPLKYDLAGRQYLEDMEDVAITATNHFFNLLLAQIEKNISVKNYHNYDTLFKIATGRYVLGKIAENELLQLELNLLRAEASLETAQLNLEDNLFRLKSFLRIQDEIPVELIPPKETYHFPVESAKAIDEGKNNTSTALDFQRRMLQAESEVNRAKLDNRFDAELYAVFGLTQTANLVPEAYKNPLDQQQVSLGIHIPILDWGLAKGNIRMAESSRELTRTSIEQEQIDFEQNIFLTVMKFNMQKNQLLIAAKADTVAQKRFEVTQKRYMIGKVNDVLELNNAQIDNDNAKKDYFRALQQYWLNYYDLRKLTLYDFRQNQPIKFDISEIGYLK
- a CDS encoding peroxiredoxin, with protein sequence MAVLVGKKAPLFEADAVINGGEFVEKFSLEQFIGKKHVIFFFYPLDFTFVCPTEILAFQQKLDEFEKRNVAVVGCSIDSKFSHWAWLNTPVDKGGIQGVTFPIVSDLSKTISENYDVLAGEYDYNDDGEMEFEGEPVAYRGLFLIDKQGIVRHQVVNDLPLGRSVDETLRMVDALQYFEEHGEVCPADWHKGDEAMQATAEGVANYLGKKHGH
- a CDS encoding GH92 family glycosyl hydrolase, whose amino-acid sequence is MKLSFRISIPLAIIILLAFTSCNRNDVKKIHIIPKPWNVWDNKGYFDFSGDTRILYDGLAPESKEVAVYFAEKIAASTGTELAIEDVTNVKSISNDILFSLQGADSLLGDEGYFLQIKRNHVILQANTARGLFYGVQTMLQLMPPEIECKGGLAGSDLRLPCVFVRDKPAFQWRGMHLDVGRHFFPADSVKKFIDLLALHKMNTFHWHLTEDQGWRIEIKKYPRLAEVSAWRQNRDGSRYGGYYTQDEVRDIVDYASSRYITIVPEIEMPGHSLAALAAYPEYSCTGGPFQVTDRWGVYEDVYCAGKEGTFTFLEGILDEVTELFPGKYIHIGGDECPKARWEKCPDCQRRIRVERLADEHELQSYFIKRMEKYLNGKGKSIIGWDEILEGGLAPEATVMSWRGVSGGIEAAQQGHDVVMSPTSHCYFDYYQGDPSQEPKAIGGFTPLEKVYGFDPVPAALNEEEANFILGGQGNLWTEYIPTWSHLEYMALPRMSALSEVLWTSSKRRDYDSFLERLGYLFDRLDAMGYHYRIPEPGLPHGEVFLTNDTVITLESPFHQAKVWVAIDDDSTGKLYSGKLVVDRDMTVRARTVMPDGRQSIEARTRFEVLNEYARYVNPFIGTDGHGHTFPGATTPFGMVQLSPDTRKDSWDGCSGYHYSDSTILGFSMTHLSGTGVGDYGDFRFMPGTGEVQIMPGSEEDPGSGYRSRFRHDTESASPGYYKVFLDDYGVSVELTATPRAGLQRYVFPKSGQSHVLIDLKEGVTSDKVIESEVRIVSDRAVEGFRRTRGWADDQYLYFYAEFSKAFKDFGIAESGEVKEGKDHAKGNDLKAYVSFSTDSSELIMVKTGISAVSAENARKNLMQEIPGFDFNKVRRDALVQWNDELGRISVSGGSEEERISFYTALYHSFIAPNLYSDVDGKYRGHDLQVHESKTGNIYTVFSLWDTFRALHPLFTIIQQERTNELINTMLDIYRTGGLLPVWELAANETWCMIGYHSIPVIADAYAKGIRGYDADLALRAMIRSAGQDHHGLKYLRQYGYIPAGKEGESVSKTLEYAYDDWCIAQMGQWLGKSGTYEEFIQRAQYYKNLYDPSTGFMRGKINGMFVEPFNPAEVNFMLTEANTWQYNFFVPQDVAGLMELMGGEEAFNRKLDEMFNAPQDLAGRQQADITGLIGQYAHGNEPSHHMAYLYNYSGQPWKTQELVRRIMKEMYTDKPDGLCGNEDCGQMSAWYVLSAMGLYAVVPGIPEYAIGSPLFDTVRINLENGKTFTLIAKGNGPGNPYIQSAVLNGILLEKCYITQEDIMDGGELILDMGKEPSTTWGVAPENRPHSAIRDFLITPVPFVKATGKTFTQSMEVSLGTILDGCTIYYTLDDSEPTTESMTYTSPFVITENTTLKAFAVKEGLVPSKVVEASFNKMPEGRSLEIRNPYNTQYTAGGDIALIDQLRGGDNFRTGFWQGYYGVDLEVILDLGKIQDIHVIGIGFLQDQKSWIFMPEEVSFYFSDDKNDFQAAGTVKNDVDEKYEGGIIKDFMLQGLNEQVRYIKIIARNRGVCPEWHVGAGNKAWIFADEIIVE